A genomic region of Armatimonadota bacterium contains the following coding sequences:
- a CDS encoding tripartite tricarboxylate transporter substrate-binding protein, which produces MKSTSRMASALLLTAFLAVGLGASPQYPSRLITFVVPGAPGSGTDIIGRALVEAAQPFLPVRAVVINKPGASGTIGFAEVVGAKPDGSTIGMFAVAMATVQPHLSKLPYNTP; this is translated from the coding sequence ATGAAGAGCACGTCGCGGATGGCATCGGCCTTGCTCCTGACGGCGTTCTTGGCGGTGGGGCTGGGCGCGTCGCCGCAGTATCCCAGCCGGCTCATCACCTTCGTGGTCCCGGGAGCACCCGGCAGCGGCACGGACATCATCGGGCGAGCCCTGGTGGAGGCTGCACAACCGTTCCTCCCGGTTCGCGCCGTGGTCATCAACAAACCCGGCGCCTCGGGCACCATTGGCTTCGCGGAGGTCGTGGGCGCAAAGCCCGACGGCTCCACCATCGGCATGTTTGCGGTGGCCATGGCCACTGTGCAGCCCCACCTCTCCAAGCTGCCTTACAATACGCCGAG